The proteins below come from a single Zea mays cultivar B73 chromosome 8, Zm-B73-REFERENCE-NAM-5.0, whole genome shotgun sequence genomic window:
- the LOC100279858 gene encoding uncharacterized LOC100279858 — MYFSGKIEFGVINQSVSAFNHILSDFSLIVFQFQSISAFSAVIDRLGEFDDLLDGNESSQSSQRDSIDGINIVFKSSGPCVPSSNGSLTQSDPCMVLEIRNLTLLTPRSGNVLITGLTMELKDKDHLLVMGPSGSGKTSLLRALAGLWTSGTGEIIYHVRGSTQLQKPNPSSDKPSSMNLKGEEESLQSSKQRRDNGIFFVPQRPYMVLGTLRQQLLYPTWTEEVQHSPDNDDKNSADPLPFLSEVSTSDLVGAKSEVPSTAELIEVLEDVKLGYILPRFNGLDSTHDWASVLSLGEQQRLAFARLLLATPTLVLLDESTSALDEANEAHLYSQIEAAGITYVSIGHRKTLHKFHNKALYISMSDSTDTNPRNWELKPADKLPAEEPSQFPS; from the exons ATGTACTTCTCAGGGAAAATTGAGTTTGGAGTAATAAACCAATCGGTGTCTGCTTTCAATCATATTCTTAGTGATTTCTCTCTCATTGTTTTCCAATTTCAGTCAATTAGTGCATTCTCAGCAGTCATCGATCGTCTAG GTGAGTTTGATGATCTATTGGATGGAAACGAGTCCTCTCAATCATCTCAACGTGATAGCATTGATGGGATCAACATTGTTTTCAAAAGCAGTGGTCCTTGTGTTCCTAGTTCTAATGGATCGCTAACACAGTCTGATCCATGCATGGTTCTGGAAATTCGTAACTTGACATTGTTAACACCAAGAAGTGGAAATGTTCTTATTACTGGCCTCACTATGGAACTAAAAGACAAGGACCACCTACTG GTGATGGGACCTAGTGGAAGCGGGAAGACGTCACTGTTACGTGCTTTGGCTGGCCTCTGGACTAGTGGCACTGGGGAGATCATATACCACGTGAGAGGTTCTACGCAGCTTCAAAAACCAAATCCAAGTTCTGATAAACCATCCAGCATGAATTTAAAGGGCGAAGAAGAATCGTTGCAAAGTTCCAAGCAAAGAAGAGATAATGGCATATTCTTCGTCCCACAAAGGCCGTATATGGTTCTGGGAACACTTCGTCAACAGTTGCTCTATCCTACGTGGACTGAAGAGGTTCAACACTCACCAGATAATGATGATAAAAACTCAG CAGATCCTCTTCCTTTTCTGTCCGAAGTCTCCACATCAGATCTGGTCGGTGCCAAATCCGAGGTGCCCTCGACAGCTGAACTGATCGAAGTCCTTGAGGACGTCAAGCTGGGTTACATATTGCCTCGTTTCAACGGCTTGGACTCTACCCATGACTGGGCCAGTGTTCTTTCGCTGGGGGAGCAGCAGCGTCTCGCGTTCGCCCGGCTGTTACTTGCTACACCCACTTTGGTCCTGCTGGACGAGTCGACAAGCGCACTCGATGAAGCAAACGAG GCTCATCTATACAGTCAGATTGAAGCTGCCGGCATTACCTACGTAAGCATCGGCCACCGGAAAACACTTCACAAGTTCCACAACAAGGCGCTGTACATTTCCATGTCTGATTCGACGGACACCAATCCACGCAACTGGGAGCTAAAGCCCGCGGACAAGCTTCCAGCTGAGGAGCCATCGCAGTTCCCTTCATGA